A single Spiroplasma floricola 23-6 DNA region contains:
- a CDS encoding MerR family transcriptional regulator: MKKVYMNELANILNINESALRYYDSKGILPKVQRDENNYRFIDFEDLDYPKTVICLKKTGMSLKDIKKYLYYVEQGDSSIKVRYEMILNQEKMVLNKLKNIQEEIEFIEYKKSFYKNKLEKK, encoded by the coding sequence ATGAAAAAAGTTTATATGAATGAGTTGGCAAATATTTTAAATATTAATGAATCTGCTTTAAGATATTATGATTCAAAAGGTATCTTACCAAAGGTACAAAGAGATGAAAATAATTATAGATTTATTGATTTTGAAGATTTAGATTACCCAAAAACAGTTATTTGTTTAAAAAAAACAGGTATGTCTTTAAAAGATATAAAAAAATATCTTTACTATGTTGAACAAGGTGATTCCTCTATAAAAGTTAGATATGAAATGATATTGAATCAAGAGAAAATGGTTTTAAATAAACTAAAAAATATTCAAGAAGAGATAGAATTTATAGAATATAAAAAAAGTTTTTATAAAAATAAACTTGAGAAAAAATAA
- a CDS encoding Cof-type HAD-IIB family hydrolase, whose translation MKWWFSDYDGTINLKHNDYIDSRDLEFIKRWIAKGNKFAIATGRMEHEIKPVLQKAQIPYDYMICNNGAVVYEKEYGVIANASIPMESRKEIIELFDTLKEKYILGYCLKDKRMSYSKIEEPEIYTNPFLKKYAPSENNFEQGNEDISNSPDLNLLYFYVPDSKVLQVKEMLNGKIKGCKAVRTHKNVIEIMREDVSKAYGIKVIQQLKGFDTKDIYTSGDGENDIEMLKYTKNSFAMKDHQPNVDKAASYIIKNVFEIEGFEKN comes from the coding sequence ATGAAGTGGTGATTTTCTGATTATGATGGAACAATCAATTTAAAGCATAATGACTATATTGATTCAAGAGATTTAGAATTTATAAAAAGATGAATTGCAAAAGGTAATAAATTTGCAATTGCAACTGGTAGAATGGAACACGAAATCAAACCTGTTTTGCAAAAGGCACAAATTCCATATGATTATATGATTTGTAATAATGGTGCTGTTGTTTATGAAAAAGAATATGGAGTTATTGCAAATGCTTCTATTCCTATGGAATCAAGAAAAGAAATAATTGAATTATTTGATACTTTAAAAGAAAAATATATTTTAGGATATTGTTTAAAAGATAAAAGGATGTCTTATTCAAAAATTGAGGAACCTGAAATTTACACAAATCCCTTTTTAAAAAAATATGCCCCAAGTGAGAATAATTTTGAACAAGGTAATGAAGATATTTCTAACTCTCCTGATTTAAATTTGCTTTATTTCTATGTTCCTGATTCTAAAGTTTTACAAGTAAAGGAAATGTTAAACGGAAAAATAAAAGGATGTAAAGCTGTTAGAACTCATAAAAATGTAATTGAAATTATGAGAGAAGATGTCTCAAAAGCATATGGCATAAAAGTTATTCAACAATTAAAAGGTTTTGATACTAAAGATATTTATACAAGCGGAGATGGAGAAAATGATATTGAAATGTTGAAATATACAAAGAACTCTTTTGCAATGAAAGATCATCAACCTAACGTTGATAAAGCAGCGAGTTATATAATTAAAAATGTTTTTGAAATTGAAGGCTTTGAAAAAAATTAA
- a CDS encoding CatB-related O-acetyltransferase, translating to MSKSSKIYLLKDYITNEGIEVGEYTYFYSFKNEQGIKEFQNRNVLYHFPKIHKDKLIIGKFCAIADEVKFLMNGANHRIDLVSTFPFAMFDEFKADKKTLFPSKTKGDTVVENDVWIGYGATIMPGVKIGNGSIIAAKAVVTKDVKPYSIVGGNPAKLIRMRFDENKIKELEDLKWWDESIESIRSMLDKLTK from the coding sequence ATGTCTAAATCATCAAAAATATATCTATTAAAAGATTACATTACTAATGAAGGTATAGAAGTTGGTGAATATACTTATTTTTATAGTTTTAAAAATGAACAAGGTATAAAAGAATTTCAAAATAGAAATGTACTCTATCATTTTCCAAAGATACATAAAGATAAATTAATAATAGGAAAATTTTGTGCAATAGCAGATGAAGTTAAATTTTTAATGAATGGTGCAAATCACAGAATTGATTTAGTATCTACTTTTCCTTTTGCTATGTTTGATGAATTTAAAGCAGATAAAAAGACTTTATTTCCTTCTAAAACAAAAGGTGATACTGTTGTTGAAAATGATGTTTGAATTGGTTATGGTGCAACAATCATGCCAGGAGTTAAAATTGGAAATGGATCAATAATTGCAGCAAAAGCTGTTGTAACTAAAGATGTAAAACCATATTCAATAGTTGGAGGTAATCCAGCAAAACTTATAAGAATGAGATTTGATGAAAATAAAATTAAAGAGTTAGAAGACTTGAAATGATGAGATGAAAGTATAGAATCAATACGTAGCATGTTAGACAAATTAACTAAATAA
- the rplL gene encoding 50S ribosomal protein L7/L12, translating to MAITKDDIIKALEEMKLTELNDLVKAIEDHFGVVAAAAVAAPAAGAASAAPTEVSVMLTNPGGNKVSVIKLVKEMTGLGLMDAKKLVDGTLPVAIKENVKVEDAEEMKKQLMEAGASVDLK from the coding sequence ATGGCAATTACAAAAGATGATATTATCAAAGCTTTAGAAGAAATGAAATTAACAGAATTAAATGATTTAGTTAAAGCAATAGAAGATCACTTCGGAGTTGTTGCAGCGGCAGCAGTTGCAGCACCTGCAGCTGGAGCAGCATCAGCAGCACCTACAGAAGTTTCAGTTATGTTAACAAACCCAGGAGGAAACAAAGTTTCAGTAATTAAATTAGTTAAAGAAATGACTGGTTTAGGATTAATGGATGCTAAAAAATTAGTTGATGGAACATTACCTGTTGCAATTAAAGAAAACGTAAAAGTTGAAGATGCAGAAGAAATGAAAAAACAATTAATGGAAGCTGGAGCATCAGTAGATTTAAAATAA
- the glyA gene encoding serine hydroxymethyltransferase: MKMSQVIKDSLEKELKRQQEHIELIASENYVSEAILELNGSILTNKYAEGYPGKRYYGGCKYIDEIESYGIELAKTLFKADHANIQPHSGSQANEAAYRTLIKPGDTVLSMSLDAGGHLTHGYPINFSGQLYNFVFYKVNKETEEMDFEEIRDLALKNKPKLILTGASSYTKIIDFKKFKEIADEVNAYFMVDMAHIAGLVAGGVHPNPCEYADVVTTTTHKTLRGSRGGMVLCKQKFAKELDSAIFPGIQGGPLENQIAGKTQALYEASTPEFKVYAKQIVINAKALANSLKNNGLRLIANGTENHTVIVEVKDSIGITGKQAETILESIGIISNKNMIPFDKEKPVHTSGIRLGTPAMTTRGFKENEFEEVGNIIASVLKNQSEENLKKAKLSVLNLCQKFPIYKNLK, from the coding sequence ATGAAAATGAGTCAAGTAATTAAAGATTCTTTAGAGAAAGAATTAAAACGTCAACAAGAACATATTGAATTAATTGCTTCTGAAAACTATGTTTCAGAAGCAATTTTGGAACTTAATGGTTCTATACTAACAAATAAATATGCTGAAGGTTATCCTGGTAAAAGATATTATGGAGGATGCAAATATATTGATGAAATTGAATCTTATGGAATAGAGCTTGCTAAGACTTTATTCAAAGCTGATCATGCAAATATTCAACCTCATTCCGGAAGTCAAGCAAATGAAGCAGCGTATAGAACTCTTATAAAACCTGGAGATACTGTTTTATCAATGAGTCTTGATGCTGGAGGACACTTAACACATGGTTATCCAATTAATTTTTCAGGACAGCTTTATAATTTTGTATTTTACAAAGTTAATAAAGAAACTGAAGAAATGGATTTTGAAGAAATAAGAGATTTAGCATTAAAAAATAAACCTAAACTAATATTGACTGGAGCAAGCAGTTATACAAAAATAATTGATTTTAAAAAGTTTAAAGAAATCGCAGATGAAGTAAATGCATATTTTATGGTAGACATGGCACATATTGCAGGTTTAGTGGCAGGAGGAGTTCACCCTAATCCTTGTGAATATGCAGATGTTGTTACAACAACAACTCATAAAACTTTAAGAGGATCAAGAGGTGGTATGGTTCTTTGCAAACAAAAATTTGCAAAGGAGTTGGATTCAGCTATTTTTCCTGGAATACAAGGTGGACCATTAGAAAATCAAATTGCAGGAAAAACTCAAGCGTTATATGAAGCTTCAACACCTGAGTTTAAAGTTTATGCAAAGCAAATAGTTATAAATGCTAAGGCTTTGGCAAATTCACTTAAAAATAATGGTCTTAGATTAATTGCAAATGGTACAGAAAACCACACTGTAATAGTTGAAGTTAAAGATTCTATAGGTATAACAGGAAAACAAGCAGAAACAATTTTAGAATCAATAGGAATAATTTCAAATAAAAATATGATACCTTTTGATAAAGAAAAACCAGTTCACACATCAGGTATTAGATTAGGAACACCAGCAATGACAACTAGAGGTTTTAAAGAAAACGAATTTGAAGAAGTGGGAAATATTATAGCAAGTGTATTAAAGAATCAAAGTGAAGAAAATTTAAAAAAAGCAAAACTTTCTGTATTAAACTTATGTCAAAAATTTCCAATATATAAAAATTTAAAATAG
- the secE gene encoding preprotein translocase subunit SecE, which yields MSKNNDIKEQKAQEKLKKIQEKQAQKQNKKLNKQNKKEEFNKLFNEFQGHDGTQEGKLKAAKKKKIKKEKSKIDYKLAFKEAPIKFLKEVNKIQWSSRKNLGTKFLWVIIFIAIFGVFFFCVDWAFQALFEVMKII from the coding sequence ATGTCTAAGAATAATGATATCAAAGAGCAAAAAGCTCAAGAAAAACTAAAAAAAATTCAAGAGAAACAAGCTCAAAAGCAAAACAAGAAATTAAATAAACAAAATAAAAAAGAAGAATTTAATAAGCTTTTTAATGAGTTTCAAGGGCATGATGGAACTCAAGAGGGTAAACTTAAAGCTGCAAAAAAGAAAAAAATTAAAAAAGAGAAAAGCAAAATTGATTATAAATTAGCATTTAAAGAGGCACCAATTAAGTTTCTTAAAGAAGTTAATAAAATACAATGATCTTCAAGAAAAAATTTGGGAACTAAATTTTTGTGAGTTATAATATTTATTGCTATCTTTGGTGTGTTCTTTTTCTGTGTGGATTGAGCTTTCCAAGCTTTATTTGAAGTTATGAAAATTATTTAA
- the rplJ gene encoding 50S ribosomal protein L10, producing the protein MSNARPAHAKKNEIVKDIANRIKNCKGMVIAEYKNLTVAQMTELRNKAREQGIFIKVYKDSLVRRAVEELKISGLDAYLIQQNIYIFSDEEALYPAKLVSDFAKINKDLVLKAGIYEGNIMDTAAINEIASLPSKDELYSMFASSLIYPLRQFMLTVKEIAKTKSE; encoded by the coding sequence GTGTCAAACGCAAGACCAGCTCATGCTAAAAAGAATGAGATAGTTAAAGATATTGCAAACAGAATCAAAAACTGTAAAGGTATGGTGATTGCTGAATACAAAAATTTAACTGTAGCACAAATGACAGAATTAAGAAACAAAGCTCGTGAACAAGGAATTTTTATTAAAGTTTATAAAGATTCTTTAGTTAGAAGAGCAGTTGAAGAATTAAAAATTAGTGGATTAGATGCTTACTTAATACAACAAAATATTTATATTTTTTCAGATGAAGAAGCTTTATATCCTGCAAAATTAGTTTCAGATTTTGCAAAAATAAATAAAGATTTAGTGCTTAAAGCAGGAATCTATGAAGGAAATATTATGGATACAGCAGCAATTAATGAAATTGCTTCTCTACCATCAAAAGATGAATTATACTCAATGTTTGCTTCATCACTTATTTACCCATTACGTCAATTTATGTTGACTGTAAAAGAAATAGCAAAAACAAAATCAGAATAA
- the rplK gene encoding 50S ribosomal protein L11: MAKRITRIAKLEFMAMQAKPGAELASLGINMPQFTQQFNDATKDRAGEVVPVVITAYDDKSFDFVLKTTPAAFMLKKAAGIQKGSSKSGTEVVATITADEVKKIAEYKMPDLNANTIEAAMRIIEGSARNMGIKVTGMPEKEGQK; the protein is encoded by the coding sequence GTGGCAAAAAGAATCACACGTATAGCAAAATTAGAATTTATGGCAATGCAAGCAAAACCTGGTGCAGAATTAGCTTCATTAGGAATTAACATGCCTCAATTCACACAACAATTTAATGACGCCACTAAAGATAGAGCAGGAGAGGTAGTGCCTGTAGTTATTACAGCTTATGACGATAAATCATTTGATTTCGTTTTAAAAACTACTCCAGCAGCATTTATGCTTAAAAAAGCAGCAGGTATTCAAAAAGGATCATCTAAATCAGGAACTGAAGTAGTTGCAACTATTACAGCTGATGAAGTGAAAAAAATAGCTGAATATAAAATGCCTGATTTAAATGCAAATACAATTGAAGCAGCTATGAGAATTATTGAAGGATCAGCAAGAAATATGGGTATTAAAGTTACTGGAATGCCAGAAAAAGAAGGTCAAAAATAA
- the rpmG gene encoding 50S ribosomal protein L33, producing the protein MPTKSNKKVILVCSECLSRNYTIQKSTISQRERLQIKKHCITCNAHVLHKETR; encoded by the coding sequence ATGCCCACAAAATCCAATAAAAAGGTTATACTTGTTTGTAGTGAATGTTTATCAAGAAATTATACAATTCAAAAAAGTACAATTTCTCAAAGAGAAAGATTACAAATTAAAAAGCACTGTATAACATGTAATGCGCATGTACTTCATAAGGAGACAAGATAG
- a CDS encoding DNA-directed RNA polymerase subunit beta produces the protein MNYKIKKINALVERRDYAKVSGDLELPNLIELQTDTFDWFKNKGINEVFEEVFPVVSADGDIVLSMTDWEFREPRMSITKAKEESKIFEAPIYANLSLTIHMEDVEVFKEEISGSMETFLKGWLQEKLESTGVDFKDSKGQLYFFEFKGKTGEKDTIQIEIKEEKEEMYLANIDVYKTGEVFFGEFPLMTDRGTFIINGSEKVVVSQLVRSPGSYFKEEMNRKNGEMIYFADIIPSRGTWLEFELDSKKSLDNKVSNVFYVKIDKSRKTTATSLLTSFKIQKEEILELFDNNEVIQSSYELDTLTGDIEIDYENQVQEIYKKIRQGETATADGASKYLYGLLFDKRKYDLTKAGRFKLQQKLSVKNRLIGHVLAEDIVDVKGKVAFAKGTEITKDILDDLDKVLEAGAMVQKINFNKAISSGDEIQKVKVFKDNDLRDETATIIGITKKSNDEFVNLPDIIATISYAINLMDGIGEIDDIDHLGNRRVRTVGELLQNQFRIGMMRIEKNVREKLATSNPFKMKPSSIINNKPLTAIIGEFFNLSQLSQFMDQTNPLAELTNKRRLTALGPGGLSRDRAALEVRDVHPSHYGRICPIETPEGPNIGLINNLSTYAKINEYGFIETPYRKVKNTKVMSGEYEYLTADKEKDYVVAQANINLAEDGTILDDQVIARYRGDDIMVSPQDIDYVDVSPKQIVSIATSCIPFLENDDANRALMGANMQRQAVPLINPESPIVGTGVEHEAARDSGDAVVATESGIVKYVDSKKIVIEQKDGIKTYDLNDFSRSNNGTAITHLPIVKIGDKVKAKDILADGPSMEKGELALGQNVVVAFTTWNGYNYEDAVIVSERIVIEDRFTSIHIDEYTIERRQTKQGPEEITRDIPNISEVSKKYLDEDGIVAIGSEVKVGDILVGKVTPKSQTQLSPEDKLLHAIFGEKSRNVKDNSLRVPNGGEGIIKSIKRFSRADGHDLPADILEIIKVYIVQKRKIQEGDKMAGRHGNKGVISKILPIEDMPHMEDGTPVDIMLNPQGVPSRMNIGQVLEIHLGMAAKKLGIKVNTPVFEGVREQELQDIMHEAGMDNYGKVKLIDGRTGEAFDKPISVGVMYMLKLSHMVDDKLHTRNIGPYSLITQQPLGGKAQNGGQRFGEMEVWALEAYGAAYTLREILTIKSDDIKGRIKTYESIVRSKAIPKPGIPESFNVLTKEIMGLGFDMHMIDDEGNKVQINAYDDDDEFDIDTEFLDEEAAFNDADIKDYVETSEDDEITFDSESIED, from the coding sequence ATGAATTACAAAATTAAGAAAATTAATGCGCTTGTGGAAAGACGTGATTATGCAAAAGTATCTGGTGACTTAGAATTGCCAAATCTTATAGAATTACAAACAGACACATTCGATTGATTTAAAAACAAAGGAATCAATGAAGTATTTGAAGAAGTTTTTCCAGTTGTTTCAGCTGATGGAGACATTGTTCTTTCCATGACAGATTGAGAGTTTAGAGAACCAAGAATGTCAATCACTAAAGCGAAAGAAGAGTCAAAAATATTTGAAGCTCCAATTTATGCAAACTTATCATTAACTATTCATATGGAAGATGTAGAAGTTTTTAAAGAAGAAATTTCAGGTTCAATGGAAACATTTTTAAAAGGATGATTACAAGAAAAATTGGAATCAACAGGTGTTGATTTTAAAGATAGTAAAGGACAACTTTACTTTTTTGAGTTTAAAGGTAAAACAGGTGAAAAAGATACTATTCAAATTGAAATTAAAGAAGAAAAAGAAGAAATGTATCTAGCAAATATTGACGTTTATAAAACAGGAGAAGTATTTTTCGGTGAATTCCCATTAATGACAGATAGAGGAACATTTATAATCAATGGAAGTGAAAAAGTAGTTGTTTCACAATTAGTTCGTTCTCCAGGAAGTTATTTTAAAGAAGAAATGAATCGTAAAAATGGTGAAATGATTTATTTTGCTGACATAATTCCATCAAGAGGAACATGATTAGAATTTGAATTAGATTCTAAAAAGTCATTAGATAATAAAGTTTCAAATGTTTTTTATGTAAAAATTGATAAATCAAGAAAAACAACAGCAACAAGTTTATTAACTTCTTTTAAAATTCAAAAAGAAGAAATTCTAGAATTATTTGATAATAATGAAGTAATTCAATCAAGTTATGAATTAGATACACTAACTGGTGATATTGAAATCGATTATGAAAATCAAGTTCAAGAAATTTATAAAAAAATTCGTCAAGGAGAAACTGCAACAGCTGATGGAGCAAGCAAATATTTATACGGATTACTATTTGATAAAAGAAAATATGATTTAACAAAAGCAGGAAGATTTAAATTACAACAAAAATTATCTGTTAAAAATAGATTAATTGGTCATGTTCTTGCAGAAGATATTGTTGATGTTAAAGGAAAAGTTGCTTTTGCAAAAGGAACTGAAATAACAAAAGATATTTTAGATGATTTAGACAAAGTGCTAGAAGCTGGAGCAATGGTACAAAAAATTAACTTTAATAAAGCAATTTCATCTGGTGATGAAATTCAAAAAGTTAAAGTTTTTAAAGACAATGATTTAAGAGATGAAACAGCAACAATTATTGGTATTACAAAAAAATCAAATGATGAATTTGTTAATTTACCAGATATTATTGCAACAATTTCATATGCAATTAACTTAATGGATGGAATAGGTGAAATCGATGATATTGATCACTTAGGAAACAGAAGAGTTAGAACTGTAGGGGAGTTATTACAAAACCAATTTAGAATTGGTATGATGCGTATTGAGAAAAATGTAAGAGAAAAACTTGCAACATCAAATCCATTCAAAATGAAACCATCAAGTATTATTAATAACAAACCATTAACTGCTATAATAGGAGAATTCTTTAATCTTTCTCAATTATCACAATTTATGGATCAAACAAATCCTTTAGCAGAATTAACAAATAAACGTAGATTAACAGCTTTAGGACCTGGTGGTTTAAGTAGAGATAGAGCTGCACTTGAAGTTCGTGACGTTCACCCTTCTCACTATGGAAGAATTTGTCCAATTGAAACACCAGAAGGTCCAAACATTGGGTTGATTAACAACTTATCAACTTATGCAAAAATTAATGAATATGGATTTATTGAAACTCCATATAGAAAAGTAAAAAATACAAAAGTTATGTCAGGAGAATATGAATATCTAACTGCTGACAAAGAGAAAGATTATGTAGTTGCTCAGGCAAATATTAATCTTGCAGAAGATGGAACAATTTTAGATGATCAAGTTATTGCTCGTTATAGAGGAGATGACATCATGGTTTCTCCTCAAGATATTGATTATGTTGACGTTTCTCCAAAACAAATAGTTTCAATAGCTACATCATGTATTCCATTTTTAGAAAATGATGATGCAAACCGTGCTCTTATGGGTGCTAACATGCAACGTCAAGCAGTGCCATTAATTAATCCAGAATCACCAATTGTTGGAACTGGTGTTGAACATGAAGCTGCTAGAGACTCAGGAGATGCTGTTGTTGCTACTGAATCTGGTATTGTAAAATATGTTGACTCTAAAAAAATTGTTATTGAACAAAAAGATGGAATTAAAACTTATGATTTAAATGATTTTAGTCGTTCAAATAATGGAACTGCTATAACTCATTTACCAATTGTAAAAATTGGAGACAAAGTAAAAGCAAAAGATATTTTAGCTGATGGACCTTCAATGGAAAAAGGAGAATTAGCTTTAGGACAAAATGTAGTTGTAGCATTTACAACATGAAATGGTTATAACTATGAAGATGCTGTTATTGTTTCAGAACGTATTGTAATTGAAGATAGATTTACTTCTATTCATATTGATGAATATACAATTGAAAGAAGACAAACAAAACAAGGTCCTGAAGAAATTACAAGAGATATTCCAAATATTTCTGAAGTAAGTAAAAAATATTTAGATGAAGATGGAATTGTTGCAATTGGATCAGAAGTTAAAGTTGGAGATATTTTAGTTGGAAAAGTTACTCCAAAATCTCAAACACAATTATCACCTGAAGATAAATTGCTACATGCAATCTTTGGTGAAAAATCAAGAAATGTTAAAGATAATTCATTAAGAGTTCCTAATGGTGGAGAAGGAATTATTAAATCAATTAAACGTTTCTCAAGAGCTGATGGGCATGATTTACCAGCAGATATTTTAGAAATAATTAAAGTTTATATTGTTCAAAAACGTAAAATTCAAGAGGGAGATAAAATGGCTGGACGTCATGGTAATAAAGGTGTTATTTCAAAAATCTTACCTATTGAAGATATGCCACATATGGAAGATGGAACACCAGTTGATATTATGTTAAATCCACAAGGGGTTCCTTCACGTATGAATATTGGACAAGTATTAGAAATACATTTAGGTATGGCTGCTAAAAAACTTGGAATTAAAGTTAATACTCCTGTTTTTGAAGGAGTAAGAGAACAAGAATTACAAGACATTATGCACGAAGCTGGAATGGATAACTATGGAAAAGTTAAATTAATTGATGGAAGAACAGGAGAAGCATTTGATAAACCAATTTCTGTTGGAGTTATGTATATGTTAAAACTTTCTCACATGGTTGATGATAAATTACATACAAGAAATATAGGTCCGTACTCATTAATCACACAACAACCATTAGGAGGAAAAGCTCAAAATGGGGGACAAAGATTTGGGGAAATGGAAGTTTGAGCTCTAGAAGCTTATGGAGCTGCTTACACATTACGTGAAATTTTAACAATTAAATCAGATGATATTAAAGGACGTATTAAAACTTATGAATCAATTGTTAGATCTAAAGCAATTCCTAAACCAGGAATTCCAGAATCATTTAATGTTCTTACAAAAGAAATTATGGGATTAGGATTTGATATGCATATGATTGATGATGAAGGAAACAAAGTACAAATTAATGCATATGATGATGACGATGAGTTTGACATTGATACAGAGTTTTTAGATGAAGAAGCAGCATTTAATGACGCTGATATCAAAGATTATGTTGAAACAAGTGAAGATGATGAAATAACTTTTGATAGCGAAAGTATAGAAGACTAA
- the rplA gene encoding 50S ribosomal protein L1, with amino-acid sequence MAKLSKKLKVANEKVDKTKLYPIAEAIKLAKETSITKFDSTVEIAFNLNVDPRHADQQIRGAIVMPGGTGKTQRVLVLTKTKVKEAEEAKADFIGAEDLIQKIAKENWFDFDVIVATPEMMAELGKIGKVLGPKGLMPNPKTGTVTMDVAKALDEIKKGKVEYRTDKEGNVHSILGKVSFKEDNLMKNYSALLDVIRKAKPAAVKGTYIKNISVSTTMGPGIKVLIEN; translated from the coding sequence ATGGCAAAATTAAGTAAAAAATTAAAAGTTGCTAATGAAAAAGTTGACAAAACAAAATTATACCCAATTGCAGAAGCTATAAAATTAGCAAAAGAAACTTCAATTACAAAATTCGATTCAACTGTAGAAATAGCTTTCAATTTAAATGTAGATCCAAGACATGCAGATCAACAAATTAGAGGAGCAATCGTAATGCCTGGAGGAACTGGAAAAACTCAAAGAGTTTTAGTTCTAACAAAAACTAAAGTAAAAGAAGCTGAGGAAGCAAAAGCAGACTTTATTGGAGCAGAAGATTTAATCCAAAAAATTGCAAAAGAAAACTGATTTGATTTTGACGTTATTGTTGCAACTCCAGAAATGATGGCAGAATTAGGAAAAATTGGTAAAGTTTTAGGACCAAAAGGATTAATGCCTAACCCAAAAACTGGAACAGTTACAATGGATGTAGCAAAAGCTTTAGATGAAATTAAAAAAGGTAAAGTTGAATACAGAACTGACAAAGAAGGAAATGTTCATTCAATTCTAGGAAAAGTATCATTTAAAGAAGATAACTTAATGAAAAATTATTCAGCTCTTCTAGATGTAATTAGAAAAGCAAAACCAGCAGCAGTTAAAGGTACATATATTAAAAATATATCTGTATCAACAACTATGGGTCCTGGAATAAAAGTTTTAATTGAAAACTAA
- a CDS encoding peptidylprolyl isomerase produces the protein MKTIAIEIILEDERKMRADLYPELAPISVQNFVNLIKKNYYNGLIFHRVIKGFMIQGGGMFSDLSEKETLEPIKGEFSINGWNKNTSTLSHVPGVLSMARTNVMDSATSQFFIVTGEAKFLDGQYASFGKLSDEESLKVALSIENVKTAIKDFYEDVPIDPIIIKTINLI, from the coding sequence ATGAAAACTATTGCAATTGAAATTATTTTAGAAGATGAAAGAAAGATGAGAGCTGATTTATATCCAGAATTAGCTCCTATTTCAGTTCAAAACTTTGTTAATCTAATTAAAAAAAATTATTATAATGGATTAATATTTCATAGAGTAATTAAAGGCTTTATGATTCAAGGTGGAGGAATGTTTTCTGATCTTAGTGAGAAAGAAACTTTAGAACCAATTAAGGGTGAATTCTCAATTAATGGTTGAAATAAAAATACATCAACTTTGTCACATGTTCCTGGGGTTTTATCAATGGCAAGAACAAATGTCATGGATAGTGCAACTAGTCAATTTTTTATTGTTACAGGAGAGGCTAAATTTTTAGATGGGCAATATGCATCTTTTGGTAAACTTTCAGATGAAGAAAGTTTAAAAGTTGCTCTTTCAATTGAAAATGTAAAAACAGCTATTAAAGATTTTTATGAAGATGTGCCAATAGATCCGATCATTATAAAAACTATTAATCTTATTTAA
- the nusG gene encoding transcription termination/antitermination protein NusG, producing the protein MEQNLFELEDELASYKGQWFVINCNSGHEDRVRGDLLQKIETSGLEDRIFNIRISKAPVMGKNNKINEKNKFPGYLFINMNMTDETWFIVRNTPGVTGFIGSSGKGAKPLPLTIEEVSRMLEQSENQQSKNDKTSKGNANQPKKEKVLFTANYDTKDVVLVKDGPFAGTEGQVMEMDFEKGIAIVNIELFGRITPTEFEFSNLEKAYKN; encoded by the coding sequence ATGGAACAAAATTTATTTGAATTAGAAGATGAACTAGCCTCATATAAAGGTCAATGATTCGTTATTAACTGTAATAGTGGTCATGAAGATAGAGTAAGAGGAGACTTACTTCAAAAAATTGAAACTTCAGGTTTAGAAGATAGAATATTCAATATTAGAATTTCAAAAGCACCTGTAATGGGAAAAAATAATAAAATTAATGAAAAAAACAAGTTTCCTGGATATTTATTTATTAATATGAATATGACAGATGAAACTTGATTTATAGTTAGAAATACTCCTGGGGTTACAGGATTTATTGGTTCTTCTGGTAAAGGTGCCAAACCCTTACCATTAACTATTGAAGAAGTTTCAAGAATGCTTGAGCAAAGTGAAAATCAACAATCAAAAAATGATAAAACTTCAAAAGGTAATGCAAATCAACCTAAAAAAGAAAAAGTTTTATTTACAGCTAATTATGACACAAAAGATGTAGTTCTTGTTAAAGATGGTCCTTTTGCAGGTACAGAAGGTCAAGTTATGGAAATGGATTTTGAAAAAGGAATTGCAATAGTTAATATTGAATTATTTGGAAGAATTACTCCAACAGAATTTGAATTTTCAAATTTAGAAAAAGCATATAAAAACTAA